A genome region from Labilibaculum antarcticum includes the following:
- a CDS encoding alpha-mannosidase, whose amino-acid sequence MKKKTAHIISHTHWDREWYLNSKYTNEWLIPFFDNLFKMFEKEPEYIFVLDGQMAMVEDYFEELDKHNYNVNEHKRKIRKYVKQNRLFIGPYYLQPDWQLLSDESLVRNLMYGIMAAKDLGGAMKVGWMLDNFGQISQTSQIHDQCKLEGLYVWRGVEMDPNDVQSEFLWRSPDGTSIPSMYLLDSYRNVMRLAEFNDIMQARVHDEIEKLTPFATTSHVLLMNGYDQEMVPDDIQPYISNCKMDTDKFRVIQSNPEKYIRDVMSENPKLNTLNGALYSGRFISVFPGVMSARMYLKLQNDQQQKALEKRVEPLSTLVWALGGEYEKTQIKEAWKTLLKNHPHDSICGVSIDDVHTDMENRSRVVNQLTQSLTEQKLKELCSLIDTSKCKDKEVKLIFNPSFQERSENITFENGAYYVKNIPALGYKIVEGSDIPDGKLVVDGLKVSNDLIEVAFNSNGSFNILYKKSGKLFANQGIIDDRADTGDEYNYSYPDKDVIISSENCKANIVVVEQSAGKVVVRTNMVMNLPESDTDKHTTRSTVMRDLPVVSYITIEVDSPIVKCKTALRNTVKDHIMRVLFASGVQTEFANAGSPFDVVKRVITIEDYDESSIPEDVKKVIVGAREAKPNTIFLNREFVDLTDDKDGLAVFSKGLPEYQIINKDTIALTLFRSVGWIAKEINSRIGDAGPEIFTPDAQCLREMEFEYAVYPHQGNTEEAEVCQLSNLYNTEIVCFTTDKHEGELASENSYFSVSDSSNLVKITALKRSEDGKSVVIRGYNSGESASKVEVSSLFKIEKAGLSNLLEEQNTALKVAGNAVSFDLEAKKIFTLRLQIVREDNQVSDDCDLVYEYDRKREEFENFEYASYVSQEEIQSELNRAEALKDRSHLPMWRRTALEAQLSAILAQHRFNEKRITELGYGLNEARVQRRVYDYIKKFKDPDQK is encoded by the coding sequence ATGAAAAAGAAGACAGCGCATATTATATCGCATACGCATTGGGATAGAGAGTGGTATTTAAACAGTAAATACACAAACGAATGGTTAATACCTTTTTTCGACAATTTGTTTAAAATGTTCGAGAAGGAGCCAGAATATATTTTCGTTTTAGATGGTCAAATGGCCATGGTTGAAGATTATTTCGAGGAGTTGGATAAGCACAATTACAATGTAAATGAGCACAAAAGAAAAATCCGCAAGTATGTGAAGCAGAACAGGCTTTTTATTGGGCCTTACTACCTACAACCCGATTGGCAATTGCTGAGCGATGAATCCTTGGTACGTAATCTGATGTACGGAATAATGGCGGCTAAAGATTTAGGCGGAGCCATGAAAGTGGGTTGGATGCTTGATAATTTTGGACAAATTTCTCAGACTTCTCAAATTCATGATCAGTGTAAACTGGAAGGTTTGTACGTTTGGCGTGGTGTCGAAATGGATCCTAATGATGTGCAGTCAGAGTTTTTATGGCGTTCGCCGGATGGAACTTCAATTCCGTCCATGTATCTGCTCGACAGTTACCGAAATGTAATGCGATTGGCAGAATTCAACGATATTATGCAGGCTAGGGTTCACGATGAAATTGAAAAATTAACCCCTTTTGCTACAACAAGCCATGTACTTTTAATGAACGGATACGATCAGGAAATGGTGCCGGATGATATTCAGCCCTATATTTCTAATTGCAAAATGGATACCGATAAATTCAGGGTGATTCAAAGTAATCCTGAAAAATACATTCGTGATGTAATGAGCGAAAATCCGAAGTTGAATACATTAAACGGAGCTTTGTATAGCGGACGTTTTATTTCAGTATTCCCAGGAGTGATGTCGGCACGTATGTATCTAAAATTACAAAACGACCAGCAACAAAAAGCACTCGAAAAACGTGTTGAACCATTGTCAACTTTGGTTTGGGCACTGGGTGGCGAATACGAAAAAACGCAAATAAAAGAGGCTTGGAAAACCTTACTCAAGAATCATCCTCACGATAGTATTTGCGGTGTAAGTATCGATGATGTTCATACCGATATGGAGAACAGATCACGAGTTGTGAATCAGCTGACTCAATCATTAACGGAGCAAAAACTGAAAGAGCTTTGCAGTTTGATTGATACTTCGAAATGCAAGGATAAGGAAGTGAAGTTGATATTTAATCCATCATTTCAGGAAAGATCGGAGAACATTACATTTGAAAATGGCGCTTATTACGTGAAAAATATTCCAGCTTTGGGATATAAAATAGTTGAAGGTTCCGATATTCCCGATGGTAAGTTGGTGGTAGATGGATTAAAGGTGAGTAACGATTTAATTGAAGTAGCCTTTAATTCGAATGGTTCGTTTAATATTCTGTATAAGAAATCAGGAAAATTGTTTGCCAATCAGGGAATCATCGACGATCGTGCGGATACGGGTGATGAGTACAACTACTCTTATCCCGATAAGGATGTTATAATTAGCAGTGAAAATTGCAAGGCAAATATTGTAGTGGTTGAGCAATCGGCTGGCAAAGTTGTGGTACGAACAAATATGGTGATGAATTTGCCTGAATCGGATACCGATAAGCATACCACCAGAAGTACGGTTATGCGCGACTTACCAGTGGTTAGCTACATTACAATCGAAGTAGATTCGCCAATCGTAAAATGCAAAACTGCATTGCGAAACACGGTGAAGGATCACATCATGAGAGTATTGTTTGCTTCTGGTGTTCAAACCGAATTTGCCAATGCAGGCAGTCCGTTCGATGTGGTGAAAAGAGTAATTACGATTGAGGATTACGATGAATCATCGATTCCTGAAGACGTGAAAAAGGTGATTGTTGGTGCTCGTGAGGCCAAGCCAAATACAATTTTCCTGAATCGCGAGTTTGTCGATTTAACAGATGATAAGGATGGATTAGCGGTATTCTCGAAAGGATTGCCGGAATATCAGATCATCAATAAAGATACCATTGCATTAACCTTGTTCAGATCGGTGGGATGGATTGCCAAAGAAATTAATTCAAGAATTGGTGATGCAGGTCCAGAGATTTTTACTCCGGATGCTCAGTGTTTACGGGAAATGGAATTTGAGTACGCAGTATATCCACATCAGGGAAATACCGAGGAAGCGGAGGTTTGTCAGTTATCGAATTTGTACAATACCGAAATTGTGTGTTTTACTACCGATAAGCACGAAGGAGAATTGGCAAGCGAAAATTCATACTTTTCAGTTTCCGATAGCTCGAATCTGGTTAAGATAACAGCTTTGAAGCGAAGTGAAGATGGGAAATCGGTTGTGATTCGAGGATACAATTCAGGTGAATCGGCAAGTAAAGTTGAGGTTTCAAGTTTATTTAAGATCGAAAAAGCTGGTTTGTCAAATCTGTTAGAGGAGCAAAATACTGCATTGAAAGTAGCCGGAAACGCTGTCTCTTTTGATTTGGAAGCGAAGAAGATATTTACGCTAAGATTGCAAATTGTTCGTGAAGATAATCAGGTGAGTGATGATTGCGATTTGGTTTATGAATATGACCG